The genomic stretch TTGGTGTTCAGGATCGCGGTCACCGCTCCGGCCAGAAATCCGGCCGCCGAGGCCAGCGCAAGGGCCAGGTACGGGCTGTAACCGGCGGTGATGGTCACGGCGCTGACCGAAGCCCCCAGAGGCAGGCTGCCGTCAACGGTCAGGTCCGGAAAGTCGAGTATCCGAAAGGTCAGATACACCCCGAGGGCCATGATGCCGTATAAAAAACCCTGTTCCAGGGCTCCGAGAAAGGCGTAGAGGGTCATGATTCGTGTTGGTGCTGGATGTGGATGGAAAAGGGCGCGTGCGCCCGCTGAGCGGGACATACATGGGGGCGGGTGGAAGGACAAGCCCGCGTGGGAGCCATGCTTTTGGCCCAGGGATGGGCTAGTCGTACCGGTTGCTGATCGCCAGGAATTCGTGCTGTGTTTCTTCGAACGCATCGACCACGTCCGGATCGAAATGGGAGCCGCGTCCGGCCAGAATGATCTGACAGGCGTCAGCATGCGGCATGGCGTTCTTGTAGACGCGCTTTGTGACCAGCGCATCATAGACATCGGCCAGCGCCATGAGTCGGCCCCCAATGGGGATGGCTTCTTCTTTGAGTCCTTGCGGATAGCCTGAGCCGTCCCATTTTTCGTGGTGTGAGAGAGCGATTTCGCGCGCCAGTCCCAGGAAGGAACGGTCGCTTCCTTCCATGCTCCGGCGTTCTGCTTCGGCCAGGGTTTCGGCTCCGAGGATAGTGTGTCGCTGCATCTCCTTGAATTCTTCGGGGGTCAGCGAGCCTGGTTTGAGCAGGATGTTGTCGGCTATGCCGACCTTGCCGATGTCGTGCAGAGGAGCGGATTTGTAGAGCAGTTCGATGGTATCCCGGTCGAGGTATTTTTTGAATTTTGGTTTTCGGGCCAGGACGCGGGCCAGGACGAGGACATACTCGCGGGTGCGCCGGATGTGTCCGCCGGTTTCGGGGTCGCGGGTTTCGGCCAGCGCGGTGAGGCTCATGATGGTGGCGTCCTGGGCTTGCAGCAGTTGCTTGCCCCGGATGCGCAATTCGCGCTCTTCCATGCCATATTTGATGAGGCTTAAAAGCGCCATGTTGCCCATGAGGATTATTTCCGTGGACAAAGGCGAAATCCAGTAGCCGGGGCCGTTCAGGAGCCAGAGGCTGGCGCTCCATACCCCTGTCGCCCCCACGACCAGACCGGCCGCACAAGTCAAGGGGCCGGCGGACATCATCAACAGGCTCGACAGGAGGCCGGCAAGCACGATGGCGCATGCTTCCGCCCCGATGGCCCAGGACGGACGGATGAGGGTGTCTTTCTGGAGCAGGTTGTCGAGCAGGGTGGCATGGATTTCAATACCCGGAAAGACGCGCCCCACGGGGGTGACATGATTGTCACCAAGCCCCGAGGCCGTAGGACCGACAATGGCCACGCGTCCCTGAAAATTCGGCAGGGGGCCGCTGAGGATGTCGGTCGCGGAGTACGTGGTGAAGGTTCCGCTGGGGCCGCGATATCTGAGCAGCACGTTACCCTGTGCGTCGATGTGCGTGCGCTTGCGGCCAAACTGGACGAAATTTCCGTCGGCATCTTGCCCCAGACCAATGGCGGTTTCGCCCCGGGTCATGACCGTGGCCAGGATCAGGCTCGGCAGCACTTCGTCTGCATGCAGCGCTATGAGAGGGGTTCGTCGGATGACTCCGTCGGAGTCGGGCAGGGCGTTGATGAATCCTGAATTTGTCGCGGCCGCGTTCAGAATCGTCAGGGGGCAGACTGCGGTCTCGGCCGTGTACGGCGAAAATCCGGCAGGCATGGATTGTCCGGAGAGGATCGGATGAACGTCGCAGAAGGGGGCTTTGCCGTGATTGGGGGTAAAGAGCAGCTTGTAACCCAGAACGGTCGGCATTTTTGCCAGGGCTTCCGCCAGCAGACGGTCATGATCCAGCCTGTTCCCGGGCAACCCTTCAAGATCAATTGAGAATCCAGTTTCCTGGCGCAACTCTTCCTGCACCAGTAGCGGCGAGGTTCTGTCGCGGGCCGAGAGGATCAGGTCCAGGGCCACGATGTCTGCGCCGGCTTCGTGCAGGCGGGTGATCAGGCTTGCCAGCACATGGCGCGGCCAAGGCCATTGGCCCAGATCGGTCAGGGATTTGTCGTCGATGGCGATGAGCACCGGGACAGGACTCAAAGGTCGCTGACTGGTTTGGGACAGCAGCACGTCATAGACCTTGCGCTCGAAATGGGTGAGCAACTCCGGGCGCATGACATGCAGGATCACGACGCAGAGCGTGATGACGCAACCGGTGCCCAGCAGGCGAAGGATGTCCCTGCGGCGGTATCCGTGTAGTTTCATTTATTGACGCCTGGTCGTGCGGGTGGTCAGCGTACCAGTACCTCCACGCGACGGTTCCTGGGTTCGGGAGTGTCGTCGGCGGTGGGAATGAGGAGGTTGCCCTCACCGTGGGAAAACACCTTCATGATGGACGGATCGATTCCCTGCCCGACCAGGATGTCCCGCGCTCTTTCCGCACGCTCCAAAGACAGGCGAGCGTTGTCCTCACGCTGTCCAATCGTGTCCGAGTGGCCGTTGACGCGCACATCGCGGGAATTGCGTCGGTTGATGGCTTCAATGATCAAGGATGGAACGGGTTTCGATTCGGCGGTCAGTTCTGCTTTGCCGTATTCAAAATAGAGCAGGAAGTTTTCAGGGGGACTGGGCATCGCCTGGAGAACCTGGCCGTACTCCTGCTCGATCTTTTTCTGGTCGAGGGTTCGCAGTGCGCTTGGCGAGGCCGAGGCGTCGCTGACTCTTGTGCTGTGTCCGGCAGCGGAAAGCTGTTGCGTTCCGACCGGAGTGCTGACCTCTATTTGTCCGACCGAACCGTCGGGATCCTCAAGCAGGACGACGGTAGTGCCTTTGGTTGCGCAGCCGGAAAAGGCCAGACAAAGGATGAGCAGGAGAGTCCGCACGATCATTGTTCCACCACCTTGACCAGAAAACGTGTGCCATGAACGGCGATGACCGCATCCGGCGTTTCGATATGAACTTTTTCGGGAGCAAGTCGGGCGATGACTCCGGACATGTAGGCGAAGGATCCCTTGAGCAGCCGTATGGCGAGGGATAGTTTTTCTTCCTGGGGCGCAAAGGCGAAGTCGCTGAGTTCGAGACGGCTGTTTGGCCCCAGAGAGAGCACCGTGTCGTCTTCAAGCATGATTCCGATAGTGCTTTGATCCGAGGTCATGACAATGTCCTCTACATAAAGAATGTCTCCAGTCCTGGCTGGGAGGGCATCGCCTGACCGCACGATTTGTCCGCTGCCCTCGGCGGTCTTGATGAAGCCTGCCACGCCGGGTTCCGCGTAAACCGTGCCTGTGTGCAGAACAATGCCCAGGATGAGGAGCATGAAAAGATGCATGAGGTTCTCCGAGGGATTGAGTTGATCAATAATTTTCAGGCAGTACGTCATTTTTTGATATTATTCAAGCAATGTGTGCAAGACCATGCGTGCCACTGATTTTTTGGTTGTGATGAACACCGCTGATGGACGGTGCCACGATGCCTCGTTTCGCCAGCAACAGCATTTAATTTATGATCATCGGCATGAAGTGCTGATTTGGTTGGATTCCAGGCAAAGGGGAGAGACTCCTTGCATTGATCCCTCGCCGGGTCTAAAAGCCTTGATCATCCAGTGCCTTGTCCAAGGTTCATCCCCAAGATAGTTTCTTGGGGTCCACAGAAGGGGCGCGTGGGCATATGTGGTGGGGTGCGGCGACCATAAAGCGGGGTCAACGCGGATGTCCTGCCGTTTTGGCCTGCGTACTTTGACAGAAGCTCAACGCTTTGAGTAGGGCAGAGCCCAAATCACATTTGACCGAGGTCTTCATGCCCAAGCCCATTGATATTCTGCGTACGGTTTTCGGTTACGACGGGTTCGTCGGACCGCAGGAATCCATAATTGAAACCCTGCTGGCCGGGCGCGATGCC from Desulfomicrobium apsheronum encodes the following:
- a CDS encoding CHASE2 domain-containing protein, with product MKLHGYRRRDILRLLGTGCVITLCVVILHVMRPELLTHFERKVYDVLLSQTSQRPLSPVPVLIAIDDKSLTDLGQWPWPRHVLASLITRLHEAGADIVALDLILSARDRTSPLLVQEELRQETGFSIDLEGLPGNRLDHDRLLAEALAKMPTVLGYKLLFTPNHGKAPFCDVHPILSGQSMPAGFSPYTAETAVCPLTILNAAATNSGFINALPDSDGVIRRTPLIALHADEVLPSLILATVMTRGETAIGLGQDADGNFVQFGRKRTHIDAQGNVLLRYRGPSGTFTTYSATDILSGPLPNFQGRVAIVGPTASGLGDNHVTPVGRVFPGIEIHATLLDNLLQKDTLIRPSWAIGAEACAIVLAGLLSSLLMMSAGPLTCAAGLVVGATGVWSASLWLLNGPGYWISPLSTEIILMGNMALLSLIKYGMEERELRIRGKQLLQAQDATIMSLTALAETRDPETGGHIRRTREYVLVLARVLARKPKFKKYLDRDTIELLYKSAPLHDIGKVGIADNILLKPGSLTPEEFKEMQRHTILGAETLAEAERRSMEGSDRSFLGLAREIALSHHEKWDGSGYPQGLKEEAIPIGGRLMALADVYDALVTKRVYKNAMPHADACQIILAGRGSHFDPDVVDAFEETQHEFLAISNRYD
- a CDS encoding OmpA family protein, with translation MIVRTLLLILCLAFSGCATKGTTVVLLEDPDGSVGQIEVSTPVGTQQLSAAGHSTRVSDASASPSALRTLDQKKIEQEYGQVLQAMPSPPENFLLYFEYGKAELTAESKPVPSLIIEAINRRNSRDVRVNGHSDTIGQREDNARLSLERAERARDILVGQGIDPSIMKVFSHGEGNLLIPTADDTPEPRNRRVEVLVR
- a CDS encoding FecR family protein, with protein sequence MHLFMLLILGIVLHTGTVYAEPGVAGFIKTAEGSGQIVRSGDALPARTGDILYVEDIVMTSDQSTIGIMLEDDTVLSLGPNSRLELSDFAFAPQEEKLSLAIRLLKGSFAYMSGVIARLAPEKVHIETPDAVIAVHGTRFLVKVVEQ